The following proteins are encoded in a genomic region of Neomonachus schauinslandi chromosome 7, ASM220157v2, whole genome shotgun sequence:
- the ZCCHC10 gene encoding zinc finger CCHC domain-containing protein 10, translated as MATPMHRLIARRQAEANKQHVRCQKCLEFGHWTYECTGKRKYLHRPSRTAELKKALKEKENRLLLLQQSIGETNTERKTKKKRSKSVTSSSSNSSDSSASDSSSDSEDTSTSSSSEDSDTDESSSSSSSSSSSTSSSSSSDSDSDSSSSSSSSTSTESSSEDEPPKKKKKK; from the exons TGAAGCAAATAAACAACATGTAAGATGTCAGAAATGCTTGGAATTTGGACATTGGACTTATGAATgcacaggaaaaaggaaataccTACATAGGCCTTCAAGAACAGCAGAACTaaagaaagctttaaaagaaaaagaaaacagattattattattacaacaaAG CATTGGAGAAACTAATACAGAAAggaagaccaagaaaaaaag GTCTAAGAGTGTAACCAGTTCCAGTAGCAACAGCAGTGACAGTTCAGCCAGTGATTCCTCATCCGACAGTGAAGACACGTCTACCTCATCCTCCTCCGAGGACAGTGACACCGACGAAAGCTCCTCCAGTTCATCATCTTCATCCTCATCCACAAGCTCCTCCTCGTCCTCTGATTCAGACTCTGATTCCAGTtcttccagcagcagcagcaccagcaCGGAGAGCAGCTCTGAGGACGAGCcaccaaagaagaagaaaaagaaatag